One window from the genome of Natrinema caseinilyticum encodes:
- a CDS encoding class I adenylate-forming enzyme family protein → MSMKLYGLEQTARYEEAGVWSDETLLERFADTVDRYPDRTAVVDPPNTPELVDREPERLTYAEFVEAVEAVATSLRERGIGKDDFVVAQLPNTWELAMLYLAVARAGAVLSPMPIQWRRHELEHVVDVTEAIAYVGPREFNGFDHVEMATAFADESAILDDVISFADVREFTTADADTAALVDVEVGANEVFNLQWTSGTTADPKACPMTHNNWQSNPTPLLCDMNEGDVVLCAAPLVNMTALGVNYVPWLLTRGTLVLHHPIDLGLMVEQMQDEGVTFTILVPTMLNQLLKHPDVDEFDLSDVETITTGSAAPSEWAMQEFNEQWGIEIINIWGQNEGTSAISGPKTTPLERRATDFPRFAEDVDWGIDDPRIDTVDIRIVNPENGEEVTVPGEVGEVAFKGPGLMAGYYNQPELTADAFDDDGYFYTGDLFQVEEDGYMSFFDRKKDVIIRGGFTISAKEVENIVIEHPKVADAAVVGEPHEDLGERVAVFAAPKPGEDLRLQDITEYMGDDVAVYKRPERLEIVEEIPRNPVGKVVKTDLRERVQSPDSRD, encoded by the coding sequence ATGTCCATGAAACTATACGGTCTGGAGCAGACAGCACGGTACGAGGAAGCAGGCGTCTGGAGCGACGAGACGCTACTCGAGCGGTTCGCGGACACCGTCGATCGGTATCCCGACCGAACGGCCGTCGTCGACCCGCCGAACACGCCGGAGTTGGTCGACCGGGAACCCGAGCGATTGACGTACGCAGAGTTCGTCGAGGCCGTCGAGGCCGTCGCGACGTCGCTTCGCGAGCGCGGCATCGGGAAGGACGACTTCGTCGTGGCGCAGTTGCCGAACACGTGGGAGTTGGCCATGTTGTATCTGGCGGTCGCTCGAGCGGGCGCCGTCCTGTCGCCCATGCCGATCCAGTGGCGACGACACGAACTCGAACACGTGGTAGACGTGACGGAGGCCATCGCGTACGTCGGACCCCGGGAATTCAACGGATTCGACCACGTCGAGATGGCAACGGCGTTCGCCGACGAGTCGGCGATTCTCGACGACGTCATCTCGTTCGCGGACGTTCGCGAATTCACGACCGCCGACGCGGATACCGCGGCGCTCGTCGACGTCGAAGTCGGTGCCAACGAGGTGTTTAATCTCCAATGGACGTCGGGGACGACCGCCGATCCCAAGGCGTGCCCGATGACACACAACAACTGGCAGTCGAACCCGACGCCGCTACTGTGCGATATGAACGAGGGCGACGTGGTCCTCTGTGCGGCGCCGTTGGTCAACATGACCGCGCTCGGCGTCAATTACGTGCCGTGGCTGCTGACTCGCGGCACGCTCGTGCTCCATCACCCCATCGACCTCGGGCTAATGGTCGAACAGATGCAGGACGAGGGCGTCACGTTCACTATTCTGGTGCCGACGATGCTGAACCAGTTGCTCAAGCACCCCGACGTGGACGAGTTCGACCTGAGCGACGTCGAGACGATCACGACCGGTTCGGCCGCCCCGTCCGAGTGGGCGATGCAAGAGTTCAACGAGCAGTGGGGAATCGAGATCATCAACATCTGGGGCCAGAACGAGGGAACGTCCGCCATCAGCGGCCCGAAGACGACGCCCCTGGAGCGGCGCGCGACGGACTTTCCCCGGTTCGCCGAAGACGTCGACTGGGGCATCGACGACCCGCGAATCGATACCGTCGACATCCGTATCGTCAACCCCGAGAACGGCGAGGAAGTGACCGTGCCGGGCGAGGTCGGTGAAGTCGCGTTCAAGGGCCCAGGGCTCATGGCCGGCTATTACAACCAGCCCGAGCTCACGGCGGACGCGTTCGACGACGACGGCTACTTCTACACCGGTGATCTGTTCCAAGTCGAGGAGGACGGTTACATGAGCTTCTTCGATCGCAAGAAAGACGTGATCATCCGAGGTGGGTTCACCATCAGTGCGAAGGAAGTCGAGAACATCGTCATCGAGCATCCGAAGGTCGCCGACGCCGCCGTCGTCGGCGAACCACACGAAGACCTGGGCGAGCGGGTAGCGGTCTTCGCAGCGCCGAAGCCGGGCGAGGACCTCCGACTCCAGGACATCACGGAGTATATGGGCGACGACGTCGCCGTCTACAAGCGTCCCGAGCGACTGGAGATCGTCGAGGAGATCCCCCGGAATCCGGTCGGCAAAGTCGTCAAGACGGATCTCCGAGAACGAGTCCAGAGTCCCGACTCGAGAGACTGA
- a CDS encoding SDR family NAD(P)-dependent oxidoreductase — protein MTTEQFSVARKTVIVTGSSQGIGRTIARQFAADGANVVVTSRDESKVETIAAEIADETTDGEAIAVECDVTNRDEVDALVEATVEAFGTVDVLINNAGASFMADFDEISENGWRTIVDINLHGTFHCTQAVGPVMRENGGGVVINVSSTAGQKGSPRMTHYSAAKAGVITLTSTLAYEWAEDDIRVNCIAPGFVATPGVASQMGVDVDDVDRDSVSRRMGTPEEIADLAQFLASPASSYLVGETVTAKGVPRIEETHEV, from the coding sequence ATGACGACCGAACAGTTCAGCGTCGCTCGGAAGACTGTGATCGTAACGGGATCATCCCAGGGTATTGGCCGGACGATCGCACGCCAGTTCGCGGCCGACGGTGCGAACGTCGTCGTGACGTCGCGGGATGAATCGAAAGTCGAAACGATCGCCGCCGAGATCGCCGACGAGACGACCGACGGGGAGGCGATCGCCGTCGAGTGCGATGTGACCAACCGTGATGAAGTGGACGCGCTAGTCGAGGCGACTGTCGAGGCGTTCGGAACCGTCGACGTCCTGATCAACAACGCGGGCGCGAGTTTCATGGCGGACTTCGACGAAATATCCGAAAACGGGTGGAGGACAATCGTCGACATCAACCTCCACGGAACGTTTCATTGCACCCAGGCGGTCGGACCGGTGATGCGGGAGAACGGTGGCGGCGTCGTGATCAACGTTTCGAGCACCGCCGGCCAGAAGGGATCGCCCCGAATGACCCACTACAGCGCCGCGAAAGCGGGCGTGATAACGTTAACGTCAACTCTAGCGTACGAGTGGGCGGAGGATGATATACGCGTCAACTGCATCGCCCCCGGGTTCGTAGCCACGCCCGGTGTCGCGTCCCAGATGGGCGTGGACGTCGACGACGTCGATCGGGACTCGGTCAGCAGGCGAATGGGGACACCCGAAGAGATAGCGGACCTCGCACAGTTCCTCGCGAGTCCGGCCTCCTCGTACCTCGTCGGGGAAACCGTCACGGCGAAGGGCGTCCCGAGGATCGAAGAGACCCATGAGGTTTAG
- a CDS encoding LLM class flavin-dependent oxidoreductase yields the protein MQTDLLLPQSRESNTDLAVRAEKLGYDGLWLGELWGSSSVVELTDIANHTDTVDIGTAIVNVFSRTPAVLAMTAASLARVSDGRFRLGVGTSTRKAVEDLHGMEWNDPNPVRRAHETIELTKAFLEGDGRVEYEGEIFDVRDFQSLNVDVPIYHAALGKANRRVVARLCDGWIPHNIPFPDLDDEFEYIVEQMDEAGRDVTIDVAPYVPAAVSDDPDEARDTVRGHVAYYVGNGRGYEQAVAQRFPEGATAVAEAWRDGDRAAAAGNVTHEMVDALGVAGTPEQAREQFQDIAQIDCISRPMVTIPSNADDRIVERTIGELAPSRY from the coding sequence ATGCAAACAGATCTACTGCTACCGCAGTCGAGGGAATCGAACACCGACCTCGCAGTTCGTGCCGAGAAACTCGGATACGACGGGCTCTGGCTCGGGGAACTCTGGGGGTCGAGTTCCGTCGTCGAACTGACCGACATCGCGAACCACACCGACACCGTCGACATCGGCACGGCGATCGTCAACGTCTTCTCGCGGACGCCCGCCGTCTTGGCGATGACCGCCGCGTCCTTGGCCCGCGTCTCCGACGGCCGCTTCCGGCTCGGCGTCGGCACGTCGACGCGAAAAGCCGTCGAGGATCTGCACGGAATGGAGTGGAACGATCCGAACCCGGTCCGGCGAGCCCACGAGACCATTGAACTCACCAAGGCGTTCCTCGAGGGCGATGGACGCGTCGAATACGAGGGCGAAATCTTCGACGTCCGGGACTTCCAGTCGCTGAACGTCGACGTTCCGATCTACCACGCGGCGCTCGGGAAGGCAAACCGGCGCGTCGTCGCCCGACTGTGCGACGGCTGGATACCCCACAACATTCCGTTCCCCGATCTCGACGACGAGTTCGAGTATATCGTTGAGCAGATGGACGAAGCGGGACGCGACGTGACGATCGACGTCGCACCATATGTTCCCGCAGCCGTCAGCGACGACCCTGACGAAGCTAGGGACACCGTCCGGGGCCACGTCGCGTATTACGTTGGCAACGGACGGGGGTACGAACAGGCGGTCGCACAGCGGTTCCCCGAAGGCGCTACGGCCGTCGCCGAAGCCTGGCGTGACGGCGACCGTGCGGCTGCCGCCGGAAACGTTACCCACGAGATGGTTGACGCACTGGGTGTCGCGGGAACACCCGAGCAAGCACGCGAACAGTTTCAGGACATCGCTCAGATCGACTGCATCAGCCGTCCTATGGTGACCATCCCGAGCAACGCGGACGATAGGATCGTCGAACGGACCATCGGGGAGTTGGCACCGTCG
- the rdfA gene encoding rod-determining factor RdfA, which yields MSEYGCKVCRILDEYGMKRYEEQLLEQWQADPPQRKGYRQLAEWFNTLMLRREMDRAGLSTLGDEAESKYERLRADETIAEEVATELANAGVPIDRLRNDFVSYGVIRTHLKECLDSDVELSSGEWEQDAIEIARDHAGSKISEAVRSLTNKGQLTASGDIAVSVTAELECENCHARVPADRAIRRGYVCRCEE from the coding sequence ATGAGCGAATACGGGTGTAAAGTATGCCGAATATTAGACGAATATGGTATGAAGAGATATGAGGAGCAATTGCTCGAACAGTGGCAGGCGGACCCGCCCCAACGGAAGGGGTATCGACAACTCGCCGAGTGGTTCAACACGCTTATGCTGCGCCGCGAAATGGACCGCGCGGGCCTCTCGACGCTGGGAGACGAGGCCGAATCGAAGTACGAACGGCTCCGTGCGGACGAGACGATCGCAGAGGAAGTTGCGACGGAACTGGCCAACGCCGGAGTCCCGATCGATCGACTACGGAACGACTTCGTGTCCTATGGCGTGATCCGGACCCACCTGAAAGAGTGTCTGGACTCCGACGTCGAACTCTCGAGCGGCGAGTGGGAACAGGACGCGATCGAAATCGCCCGGGATCACGCCGGTTCGAAGATTTCGGAGGCCGTCCGATCGCTCACGAATAAAGGTCAATTGACCGCCAGCGGTGATATCGCCGTGTCCGTCACCGCGGAACTCGAATGCGAAAACTGTCACGCCCGCGTCCCCGCAGACCGAGCGATCCGTCGCGGCTACGTTTGTCGTTGTGAGGAATAA
- a CDS encoding Lrp/AsnC family transcriptional regulator translates to MSDGSCDDLLELDEIDRRILEILANDPRSPYADIADELAEHDIDMSSEGVRRRVTSLLENMTSFFLPRPERNSWEIILVTVRTADEPGAKQDVFDAMSDMDFWFVAEGFGTVDLYAIATAKSNVEIDDLLVQVRGIDPVAEMDHFIETDRAVNIRNYLPVY, encoded by the coding sequence ATGTCAGACGGCTCCTGCGACGACCTTCTCGAACTGGACGAAATCGATCGACGTATCCTCGAGATACTGGCGAACGACCCGCGGAGCCCGTACGCGGATATCGCGGACGAACTCGCCGAACACGACATCGACATGAGCAGCGAGGGCGTTCGCCGACGGGTGACGTCGCTGCTCGAAAACATGACGAGCTTCTTCCTGCCTCGTCCGGAGCGAAACAGCTGGGAGATCATCCTCGTGACGGTTCGAACTGCCGACGAACCCGGGGCGAAACAGGACGTCTTCGACGCGATGTCGGACATGGACTTCTGGTTCGTCGCGGAGGGCTTCGGTACCGTCGATCTGTACGCGATCGCCACCGCGAAATCGAACGTCGAAATAGACGACTTACTCGTTCAGGTCAGGGGGATCGATCCGGTGGCAGAGATGGATCACTTCATCGAAACCGACCGCGCCGTAAACATAAGAAATTACCTCCCTGTTTATTGA
- a CDS encoding archaea-specific SMC-related protein, whose product MSDRTLHLELENIGGIEREEISITEGATFIQGPNAANKSSLLKGLLFALGARTVPIRSGADEARATLSVGDRRVERVARRTDAGVETSGEAWISDSDDVTLLERFAALLETNSLRSAVARNEDVETLLKEPMDIEALEEKRSAKMRRKREFTADVESAGDVDERLGDRERELAEKRDRLDELETTLEELYDEQDASSTDDDDGLQELRDERADLRSDETDHEAQIEQLESAIDRLEERKTEIESDIESTRETVESNDLERLERERESVRSELDDVTRRLDVLQSVLTANREMLDSEFTGALGHDTGLMGDEVTCWACGRSAPLEEFDETVDELTELVKDDKRRKREREPEIEELTEQIEEVRRSETELQELESEMRDVEQKLASRRDSLDDRQSQLRTVRDRLDELDDGIAQRAADQRSEQSALTEEIEETRVEIQTLRREIERLEGTCESLRETQGEIERKRDEIEELTDEITALTDRIENLESELREVFNGTMDELLDALEFERIERVWLDGEFELVIAREVDGRTQQDSLDHLAESEREMVGLVLALAGFVTYDVADITPVLVLDSLGAFDAERTRRLVDHFADETDYLVATAHPESAVDATFDTITFEPPVQG is encoded by the coding sequence ATGTCTGATCGAACGCTTCACCTCGAACTCGAAAACATCGGTGGCATCGAACGGGAAGAGATCTCGATTACCGAGGGGGCTACCTTCATCCAGGGGCCCAACGCGGCGAACAAGAGTTCGCTGCTCAAGGGCCTCCTCTTCGCCCTCGGCGCCAGGACGGTTCCGATCCGAAGCGGAGCCGACGAGGCGCGTGCAACGCTCTCAGTCGGCGACCGGCGCGTCGAACGCGTCGCCCGCCGGACCGACGCCGGCGTCGAGACGAGCGGCGAGGCCTGGATCAGCGATTCCGACGACGTCACCCTCCTCGAGCGGTTCGCGGCGTTACTGGAGACGAACTCCCTCAGAAGCGCCGTCGCACGCAACGAAGACGTCGAGACGTTACTGAAAGAACCGATGGACATCGAAGCGCTTGAGGAGAAACGCTCGGCGAAGATGCGCCGAAAACGAGAGTTCACCGCCGACGTGGAATCGGCCGGCGACGTCGACGAGCGCCTCGGAGACCGCGAACGCGAACTCGCGGAAAAGCGCGACCGACTCGACGAACTCGAGACGACCCTCGAGGAACTCTACGACGAGCAGGACGCGAGTAGCACCGATGATGACGATGGCCTTCAGGAACTCCGCGACGAGCGAGCCGACCTCCGTTCGGACGAAACCGATCACGAGGCACAGATCGAGCAGTTGGAAAGCGCTATCGACCGGCTCGAGGAGCGGAAAACCGAGATCGAATCCGACATCGAATCGACGCGGGAGACCGTCGAATCGAACGACCTCGAGCGCCTTGAGCGCGAACGCGAGAGCGTCCGGTCCGAACTCGACGACGTAACGCGACGGCTCGACGTCTTGCAGTCGGTCCTGACCGCGAACCGGGAGATGCTCGATTCCGAGTTCACCGGCGCGCTCGGCCACGACACCGGGCTGATGGGCGACGAGGTGACCTGCTGGGCCTGCGGTCGCTCCGCCCCCCTCGAGGAGTTCGACGAGACGGTCGACGAACTGACGGAGCTCGTCAAAGATGACAAACGACGAAAGCGGGAGCGCGAACCGGAGATCGAGGAACTCACCGAGCAAATCGAGGAGGTCAGGCGGTCGGAAACGGAACTACAGGAACTCGAATCGGAGATGCGAGACGTCGAGCAGAAGCTGGCGAGTCGGCGTGACTCGCTCGACGACCGGCAGAGCCAGCTCCGGACCGTTCGCGACCGACTCGACGAACTCGACGACGGGATCGCCCAGCGGGCGGCCGATCAGCGCTCCGAGCAGTCGGCGCTCACCGAGGAGATCGAGGAGACGCGCGTCGAAATCCAGACGCTCCGGCGGGAGATCGAGCGGCTCGAAGGCACGTGTGAATCGCTTCGAGAGACGCAGGGGGAAATCGAACGAAAACGCGACGAGATCGAGGAGTTGACGGACGAGATCACGGCGCTGACCGATCGGATCGAAAACCTCGAGAGCGAACTCCGAGAGGTGTTCAACGGGACGATGGACGAACTATTGGACGCGCTCGAGTTCGAGCGGATCGAGCGCGTGTGGCTCGACGGCGAGTTTGAGCTCGTGATCGCCCGGGAAGTCGACGGACGGACCCAGCAGGACTCCCTCGACCACCTCGCCGAGAGCGAGCGGGAGATGGTCGGGCTCGTGCTCGCGCTGGCCGGTTTCGTCACGTACGACGTCGCTGACATCACGCCGGTGCTGGTCCTGGACTCGCTGGGCGCGTTCGACGCGGAACGGACGCGGAGGTTGGTCGACCACTTCGCCGACGAAACCGACTATCTGGTTGCGACGGCTCATCCGGAATCCGCCGTCGACGCGACGTTCGACACGATCACGTTCGAACCGCCCGTTCAGGGATAG
- a CDS encoding AMP-binding protein, whose protein sequence is MSSDNVVMPVVPIFHANGWGFSYAATFVGAKQVFPSVHTDPKDIAEPIIAEDVTTSAAVPTIWLEMANYLNEHPGMDIANIDRLLVCGSAPLESLIRKYDQECDAPILQGRGMTETTPAGTISQPCAELENAMRTFGTSIRRKLDCQFPAFNPEFGMKRVRESAA, encoded by the coding sequence GTGTCGAGCGACAACGTGGTGATGCCGGTCGTCCCGATATTCCATGCGAACGGGTGGGGCTTCTCGTACGCGGCGACGTTTGTCGGCGCCAAACAGGTGTTCCCGAGCGTCCACACGGACCCGAAAGACATCGCGGAACCGATCATCGCCGAGGACGTCACGACCTCGGCGGCCGTGCCGACGATCTGGCTCGAGATGGCGAACTACCTCAACGAGCATCCCGGGATGGACATCGCCAACATCGATCGCCTACTCGTCTGCGGCAGCGCGCCGCTGGAATCGTTGATCCGCAAGTACGACCAGGAGTGTGACGCGCCCATCCTCCAGGGCAGGGGTATGACGGAGACGACACCTGCTGGAACTATCAGTCAGCCCTGTGCGGAACTCGAAAATGCGATGCGAACGTTCGGTACGAGTATCAGGCGAAAGCTGGACTGCCAGTTCCCGGCATTCAACCCCGAATTCGGAATGAAGAGAGTGAGAGAAAGTGCCGCGTGA
- a CDS encoding AMP-binding protein, which produces MCYTSGTTGKPKGIAYSHRAVYLHSMMVGHTDAHQCRATTW; this is translated from the coding sequence ATGTGCTACACGTCCGGGACGACAGGTAAACCGAAAGGCATCGCCTACTCACATCGGGCGGTGTACCTCCACAGCATGATGGTCGGTCACACCGATGCCCACCAGTGTCGAGCGACAACGTGGTGA
- a CDS encoding MaoC/PaaZ C-terminal domain-containing protein, protein MAVDGAKFFGDFEEGESVTTATRTMTEADLVNFCSLTGDWNQLHSSEPFARESHMERRVFAAPQVFSYAIGLVGRTNIFEGTVKAILGFDGFTFHVPVHPGDTIHVVATVAEKAESGSQFADNAGRITMTYDIRNTDDETVGIGDLDLLVFKKPDE, encoded by the coding sequence ATGGCTGTCGATGGAGCGAAATTCTTCGGCGATTTCGAGGAAGGCGAATCAGTGACGACGGCGACGCGGACGATGACGGAAGCGGATCTCGTCAACTTTTGTTCGCTCACCGGAGACTGGAACCAGCTCCACTCGAGCGAACCATTCGCCCGCGAGTCCCACATGGAACGGCGCGTCTTCGCTGCGCCGCAGGTTTTCTCCTACGCGATCGGTCTCGTCGGCCGGACGAATATCTTCGAAGGGACGGTCAAGGCAATCCTCGGGTTTGACGGCTTTACCTTTCACGTACCCGTCCATCCGGGCGACACCATTCACGTCGTCGCGACCGTCGCAGAGAAGGCAGAATCGGGATCGCAGTTCGCGGACAACGCGGGGCGAATCACGATGACCTACGACATCCGGAATACGGACGACGAGACGGTCGGTATCGGCGACCTCGATCTACTGGTGTTCAAGAAACCGGACGAGTGA
- a CDS encoding PaaI family thioesterase, producing the protein MDPSTLTDSNPFAQYLGIELVEAEDGRAEAQLPFRDALSSSAHTEIVHGDATYALADHTGGMAIISAVEKVCPTVDMRIDYLAPAQSDLQATATVVRRGGQVAPVDIEVRDADSTHVATARGVYKSAARHPGERANPTTTPG; encoded by the coding sequence ATGGATCCATCTACGCTCACAGACTCGAATCCGTTCGCCCAATACCTCGGCATCGAACTGGTTGAGGCGGAGGACGGTCGCGCCGAAGCGCAGCTACCGTTTCGCGATGCGCTCTCCTCGAGCGCGCACACTGAGATCGTACATGGCGACGCCACCTACGCGCTAGCGGATCATACAGGCGGCATGGCAATCATCTCTGCCGTCGAAAAGGTCTGTCCGACGGTCGACATGCGCATCGATTACCTCGCACCCGCCCAGAGTGATCTCCAGGCGACTGCGACCGTCGTCCGACGCGGCGGGCAGGTCGCGCCGGTCGATATCGAGGTCCGCGATGCGGACAGTACTCACGTCGCGACCGCCCGCGGTGTCTATAAGTCGGCCGCCCGTCATCCGGGGGAGAGAGCGAACCCGACGACAACCCCTGGCTGA
- a CDS encoding acyl-CoA dehydrogenase family protein, which produces MCASHTESSVSFEMDDETELILESLDQFTEQEIEPLEDEHEALLTNPRLGHENDGRLTDEYLNLIETVRKKSADAGFYAMNMPEDVGGSDVSMVTWYRAITHVFSRGRGLNEHVLAGPEGPKPLLLLADEDQRDEYVEPVVRGEQSTAFAQTEPTAGSDSPAMQTSAERDGDEWILNGQKQWITNAPYADFAQVFARTSPPDEAGRYGGITCFIVEEDEWELGSINNTPAQLGQQAELRFDDVRLPNDRVLGEVGDAFYAAMDFLSLGRLELGAQAVGLAGYVLDRAAEYAQERDAFGQPIGNFQQISSKVARGQANHYAADSAGLRCAWAMDRDRSVVEDTSIFKWLATQTYWNAADAAVQIHGGNGLSEEYGFMDHLNYARLLRIVEGTDELQLNTIAKQNGLLK; this is translated from the coding sequence ATGTGTGCATCTCACACCGAGAGCAGCGTCTCTTTCGAAATGGACGACGAAACCGAACTGATCCTCGAGAGCCTCGATCAGTTCACCGAACAGGAGATCGAACCGCTCGAGGACGAACACGAAGCCCTCCTCACGAATCCCAGGCTCGGTCACGAAAACGACGGACGGCTCACGGACGAGTACCTCAATCTCATCGAGACGGTTCGGAAGAAGTCGGCCGACGCGGGCTTCTACGCGATGAACATGCCCGAAGACGTCGGCGGATCCGACGTGTCGATGGTGACGTGGTACCGCGCGATCACGCACGTCTTCTCCAGGGGTCGCGGACTGAACGAGCACGTGCTGGCGGGTCCGGAAGGGCCGAAGCCGCTGTTGCTGCTCGCGGACGAGGACCAGCGCGACGAGTACGTCGAACCCGTCGTCCGCGGCGAGCAGTCGACGGCGTTCGCACAGACGGAGCCGACGGCGGGCTCGGATTCGCCCGCGATGCAGACGTCGGCCGAGCGGGACGGCGACGAGTGGATACTCAACGGACAGAAGCAGTGGATCACGAACGCGCCGTACGCCGACTTCGCACAGGTCTTCGCACGGACGTCGCCGCCGGACGAAGCCGGGCGCTACGGCGGGATCACCTGCTTCATCGTCGAGGAAGACGAGTGGGAACTCGGCTCGATCAACAACACGCCGGCACAGCTCGGTCAGCAGGCGGAACTCCGCTTCGACGACGTCCGTCTCCCGAACGATCGCGTTCTGGGCGAGGTCGGCGACGCCTTCTACGCTGCGATGGACTTCCTCTCGCTCGGCCGGCTAGAACTCGGCGCACAGGCCGTCGGGCTCGCGGGCTACGTGTTGGATCGAGCGGCCGAGTACGCGCAGGAGCGCGATGCCTTCGGCCAGCCCATCGGGAACTTCCAGCAGATCTCCTCGAAAGTCGCTCGCGGTCAGGCGAACCACTACGCGGCCGATTCAGCCGGACTCCGCTGTGCATGGGCGATGGATCGGGACCGCTCGGTCGTCGAAGACACGTCGATCTTCAAGTGGCTCGCGACGCAGACGTACTGGAACGCCGCGGACGCTGCCGTTCAGATCCACGGTGGAAACGGACTCAGCGAAGAGTACGGCTTCATGGACCACCTCAACTACGCGCGGCTCCTCCGCATCGTCGAAGGGACCGACGAACTCCAACTCAATACGATCGCCAAGCAGAACGGTCTCCTCAAGTGA
- a CDS encoding CaiB/BaiF CoA transferase family protein, which produces MELDGIRIVDLTRLLPGPYATQLLADMGAEVIKVEDPNVGDYARFTEPMAPNDVGAVFSAVNRGKKSVTIDLKDDAGLEAFYELIADADAVIEQFRPGVAERLEVGYESVREHNPDVVYCSLSGYGQDGPYRNRVGHDLNYASVAGLVDMTREDEDEKPAIPGYPIGDMAGGTFAALSVVSSLLSRALGNEAGNYVDVSMTEAVLSFSQAVAPLALYGGDPRPGETELTGTYPCYDVYRTADDRFVSIAALEPKFWEILCTELDREELIENHRAEDEATRAAVRETLAETFRSKTQSEWEDELGETDAMFAPVRTPREAVNDPQIRSREIVTDADGPMPRIGFPAASRHGLAGSGDDVPEMGEHTAEVLEAVGVDEDAIDELRARDVV; this is translated from the coding sequence ATGGAACTCGACGGCATCAGGATCGTCGATCTGACACGGTTACTTCCAGGCCCGTACGCCACCCAACTGCTCGCGGACATGGGGGCCGAGGTGATCAAAGTTGAGGACCCAAACGTCGGAGACTACGCGCGGTTCACCGAACCGATGGCACCCAACGACGTCGGGGCTGTCTTCTCGGCCGTCAACCGCGGTAAGAAGAGCGTGACGATCGACCTCAAGGACGACGCCGGGCTTGAGGCCTTCTACGAACTGATCGCGGACGCCGACGCCGTGATCGAGCAGTTCCGACCCGGCGTCGCCGAGCGACTCGAGGTGGGATACGAGTCCGTCCGCGAACACAACCCCGACGTCGTCTACTGTTCGCTCTCTGGGTACGGGCAGGACGGTCCCTACCGGAACCGAGTCGGCCACGACCTCAACTACGCGAGCGTAGCGGGGCTCGTCGACATGACCCGCGAGGACGAGGACGAGAAACCCGCGATCCCCGGCTACCCGATCGGCGACATGGCAGGCGGTACGTTCGCGGCCCTCAGCGTCGTGAGTTCTCTGCTGAGTCGGGCGCTGGGGAACGAGGCCGGGAACTACGTCGACGTCTCCATGACGGAGGCCGTACTCTCGTTCTCCCAAGCGGTTGCGCCGCTCGCCCTGTACGGCGGCGATCCACGCCCTGGCGAAACTGAACTGACCGGGACGTATCCCTGCTACGACGTCTACAGGACCGCGGATGATCGGTTCGTCTCGATCGCCGCGCTCGAGCCAAAATTCTGGGAGATCCTGTGTACCGAACTCGACCGGGAGGAGTTGATCGAAAATCACCGCGCGGAGGACGAAGCGACGCGGGCCGCGGTCCGGGAGACGCTCGCCGAGACCTTTCGCTCGAAGACCCAGTCGGAGTGGGAAGACGAACTCGGCGAGACAGACGCGATGTTCGCGCCGGTACGGACTCCACGCGAGGCCGTGAATGACCCCCAGATCCGGAGTCGGGAGATCGTAACGGACGCCGACGGACCGATGCCGCGGATTGGGTTCCCCGCCGCGTCGCGCCACGGACTCGCCGGGAGCGGGGACGACGTCCCGGAAATGGGCGAACACACCGCGGAGGTACTCGAGGCAGTCGGCGTCGACGAAGACGCGATCGACGAGTTGCGGGCGCGGGACGTCGTGTAA